A single window of Pirellulales bacterium DNA harbors:
- a CDS encoding SPFH domain-containing protein encodes MINYISSLAFAVLLLIGAAFALLIALANPIAGIAVAVVWFVAAAAVSSSIKLAAQWEQGLVFRLGKYHSTRGPGLFFVIPLVDQVRMVDIRIRVTDIPAQQVITKDNVPVTINGVFFFKVDNVADAVIKVQDYRHAIAQYAQTSLRDVIGQMTLDQLLVEREAIGKEIGKNVEKDIVGWGLEVTGIRIQDIDMPEELKKMMSRQASAEREKRATITKAEGDREASTNLAAAAKTMAASPGAMQLRTLQTIDGLGPTASNTVLLAIPIEVMDALRTVTRGRHRGNGRLAPQPVEAGHARLRDTVAP; translated from the coding sequence ATGATTAACTACATTTCGAGTCTGGCGTTCGCGGTTCTGCTTCTCATCGGCGCGGCGTTCGCGTTGCTGATCGCGTTGGCCAATCCGATCGCGGGCATCGCGGTGGCTGTCGTCTGGTTCGTGGCCGCCGCCGCCGTCTCGTCGAGCATCAAATTGGCCGCCCAGTGGGAGCAAGGGCTGGTGTTTCGACTTGGCAAGTACCACAGCACGCGCGGCCCTGGGCTGTTCTTCGTGATCCCGTTGGTCGATCAGGTGCGAATGGTCGATATCCGCATTCGCGTGACGGATATTCCTGCACAACAAGTCATCACCAAAGACAACGTGCCGGTGACCATCAACGGCGTGTTCTTCTTCAAGGTCGATAACGTGGCCGATGCGGTCATCAAGGTGCAAGATTATCGTCATGCCATCGCGCAGTACGCGCAAACCTCGTTGCGCGACGTGATCGGCCAGATGACCCTCGATCAACTCCTGGTCGAACGCGAGGCGATCGGCAAAGAGATCGGAAAGAACGTCGAGAAAGACATCGTGGGCTGGGGCCTGGAGGTTACGGGCATCCGGATTCAGGACATCGACATGCCCGAGGAACTCAAAAAAATGATGTCGCGACAGGCATCGGCCGAGCGCGAGAAGCGGGCCACCATCACCAAAGCCGAGGGCGACCGCGAGGCTTCGACCAATCTGGCCGCGGCGGCCAAGACGATGGCGGCCAGCCCTGGCGCCATGCAGCTTAGGACATTACAGACCATCGACGGCTTGGGACCGACGGCTTCCAACACCGTGCTGCTTGCCATACCGATCGAGGTCATGGACGCGTTACGCACGGTCACCCGCGGGCGGCATCGTGGCAATGGTCGTCTGGCGCCCCAGCCCGTCGAAGCAGGCCATGCCCGTCTTCGCGATACCGTGGCACCCTAA
- a CDS encoding tetratricopeptide repeat protein has product MAGEQNDSKRRPSEPGAGVVVEQQRDKPAETNSGQERENETRRGQAHQGERDCNNENHHKKGSENDQSGPGKKNISTPNWKTLLITGTVALVCGAAGAWGYLIFFDPAKSAVQDQGAGKKDAGDEIDGNEGGGTKGGGNISSEGKSRSEEGSSEGGVSASDIPGFNSAADAQAFEKELEHLAHRIDLLGSRIDRITQPQQEPPALLHTLQMQMTDLERAIDPVANLPSKLRQLEQRFSSLKEDFKTLKDQVSGEDVPTVTKVAPAEGGFSAPGRYVDADPANEATLKLAIARFREGHYAQARELLHRLQYERPNDARVWYYAALANGLASGKWDGETKRLVDRGIERERAGTPLPSVIDGSLAGLTREMGQDWLATQRRQANLRK; this is encoded by the coding sequence ATGGCTGGCGAACAAAACGATTCCAAGCGGCGGCCGTCGGAACCCGGCGCCGGCGTCGTCGTCGAGCAACAGCGCGACAAACCGGCCGAAACGAACTCTGGGCAAGAGCGCGAAAACGAGACGCGGCGGGGCCAAGCTCACCAGGGCGAAAGGGACTGCAACAACGAAAACCATCACAAAAAGGGATCTGAAAACGATCAAAGTGGCCCAGGGAAGAAAAATATCAGCACCCCTAACTGGAAGACCCTTCTGATCACCGGCACCGTGGCTCTCGTTTGTGGCGCCGCCGGCGCCTGGGGATACTTGATCTTTTTCGATCCGGCGAAGTCCGCCGTGCAAGACCAGGGGGCGGGCAAAAAAGACGCGGGCGATGAGATAGATGGAAACGAAGGAGGTGGAACTAAGGGGGGCGGCAACATTTCAAGCGAGGGCAAATCGCGTTCCGAGGAAGGCTCGAGCGAAGGCGGCGTTTCAGCTTCCGATATTCCCGGCTTCAACTCGGCCGCCGACGCCCAGGCATTCGAGAAAGAACTCGAGCATCTCGCCCACCGCATCGATCTGCTCGGCAGTCGAATCGACAGGATCACGCAACCGCAGCAGGAGCCCCCGGCGCTGTTGCACACTTTACAGATGCAGATGACCGACCTCGAGCGTGCCATCGATCCGGTGGCGAACCTGCCCTCCAAGCTGCGGCAGCTTGAACAGCGATTTTCGAGCCTAAAAGAAGACTTTAAGACGCTCAAGGACCAGGTGTCGGGCGAAGACGTGCCCACCGTGACCAAGGTGGCGCCGGCGGAGGGCGGTTTTTCGGCGCCGGGCCGCTACGTGGACGCCGATCCGGCGAACGAGGCCACGCTGAAGCTGGCAATCGCGCGGTTCCGCGAGGGGCATTATGCGCAGGCCCGCGAGCTGCTCCATCGCTTGCAGTACGAGCGGCCAAACGACGCGCGTGTTTGGTACTATGCCGCCTTGGCCAACGGGCTGGCAAGCGGCAAGTGGGACGGCGAGACGAAGCGTCTCGTCGACCGAGGGATTGAGCGGGAGCGAGCCGGCACGCCTTTGCCAAGCGTGATCGATGGGTCCCTGGCAGGGCTGACTCGCGAGATGGGCCAGGACTGGCTCGCAACGCAACGTCGTCAAGCAAATTTACGAAAGTAG
- a CDS encoding efflux RND transporter permease subunit — translation MRGLILASIKNKHAVTVFALTIVLLGGLSVHQIPMDILPVFNSPAVMVLTFYSGMPPSDVEMDITNRIERWTNMASGLKRQESRSILGASVVYNYFFGNTDRGEAITTVQSLAQSVVPMMPPGTLPPVVLSFDPTSSTPICMVALDSPQYGEKTLYDVGRYEVRNQIMGVHGAVAPVVFGGKIRAVQIYLDRQQMQARKLAPLDVMSAVASSNVFLPTGELIVGDKDYFLDSNSLFPQPEEMAAIPLRTEHGNRGFVGDVAKPTDSSMIQTTIVRVQGKKQVYIPVMRQSGASTVRVVDELRAKLPEMAGRLTRPGIKLEMIMDQSVYVRQSIHSLAVEGALGAILCSLVILMFLGRPRMTAIAVMTIPISVLSALAMLFVCQQTINVMTLSGLALAIGPMVDSAIICLENTDRFLEQGQPVREAAIEGASQVALPELVSSLSTLMVLSPLALMPGVTSFLFRPMAMAVAFAMTTAYILSRTLIPACAVAWLKPEQQEEKGDEERGGLLHRGFKKWQQGIEDWIESYGRLLDWVLAHRWLTVIVSYSLLVAVIAVLALPLRREFFPEVDSGAFEIYVRGQSGTRLRTMNDRVAEVEEYIKRRIPQADLRLILSEIGVTPDWSSGYTKNAAKMDAIVRVQLTDERDNTAQHYVRMLRQGFAQMKKFADLEFSFNAGGLIRSALNEGKTTPINVRVTGKKKEQSHKIADLIRRKVAEVDGVVDARILQRLDYPTYKIAVDRAKAADLGVSQEDVMKSVIAALNSSIQFNKNIFWIDSVSGNQYFVGVQYPQEDVESIETLLDIPVTGVNQWKLDHRAAMHRAPELTAPVIRDRETIAAPVPLANLVNITRTTSPPEITHINIRPSIDLNIGVEGRDLGHVADDVHRIIDEFGEHKGDKDKSSEELGTTWHAYDPASSEKQVLEGTEIVLSGEYARMKQTFRDLAVGLTLASILIYFMMVALDKSFVVPLCVLLGVPLILLGVLPMLYITGTSLNVQSLLGIIFSVGIKVANTVLMTDVAQELRQTEKLSPFEAIRKAARLRVRPVTMTALAAFFAMIPTALALEQGSEANAPLGRAVLGGLLAGEPATLFVVPCLYAIMVHEGRSDKKEENNARAQRNPSVEGR, via the coding sequence ATGCGCGGATTGATCCTGGCGTCGATCAAGAACAAGCATGCAGTCACGGTCTTCGCCCTGACGATCGTCCTGTTGGGCGGCTTGAGCGTTCATCAGATTCCCATGGACATTTTGCCGGTCTTCAACAGCCCGGCGGTGATGGTGCTCACGTTCTACAGCGGCATGCCGCCCTCGGACGTGGAGATGGACATCACCAACCGCATCGAGCGCTGGACAAACATGGCCTCGGGACTGAAGCGACAAGAGTCCCGTTCCATTTTGGGGGCCAGCGTCGTTTACAACTACTTTTTTGGCAACACGGATCGGGGCGAGGCGATCACCACGGTGCAATCGCTGGCGCAATCGGTGGTGCCGATGATGCCGCCGGGCACGCTGCCGCCGGTGGTGCTCTCGTTCGATCCGACCAGCAGCACGCCGATTTGCATGGTGGCGCTCGATAGCCCGCAATATGGCGAAAAGACGCTGTACGACGTCGGCCGTTACGAAGTGCGCAATCAGATCATGGGGGTTCACGGGGCGGTGGCGCCCGTGGTGTTCGGCGGCAAAATCCGGGCAGTGCAGATCTATCTCGATCGGCAACAGATGCAGGCCCGCAAGCTGGCGCCGTTGGACGTGATGTCCGCCGTCGCTTCGTCGAACGTCTTTTTGCCGACCGGCGAATTGATCGTGGGCGACAAAGATTATTTCCTCGACAGCAATTCGCTGTTTCCGCAGCCGGAGGAAATGGCGGCCATCCCGTTGCGCACCGAGCACGGCAACCGCGGCTTTGTGGGCGACGTCGCCAAGCCGACCGATTCGTCGATGATCCAAACCACGATCGTCCGCGTGCAAGGCAAGAAACAGGTCTATATTCCAGTCATGCGTCAGAGCGGCGCCAGCACCGTGAGGGTGGTCGATGAGCTGCGTGCCAAACTGCCCGAGATGGCGGGCCGCCTGACGCGCCCCGGCATCAAGCTGGAAATGATCATGGACCAATCGGTCTATGTGCGGCAGTCGATCCACAGCCTGGCCGTGGAAGGCGCCTTGGGGGCGATTCTCTGCTCGTTGGTGATCCTGATGTTCCTCGGCCGGCCGCGGATGACAGCCATCGCGGTGATGACCATCCCCATCTCGGTGCTCTCCGCCCTGGCAATGTTGTTCGTTTGCCAGCAAACGATCAACGTGATGACGCTCTCCGGATTGGCTCTGGCCATCGGCCCGATGGTCGACAGCGCCATCATCTGCCTGGAAAACACCGATCGCTTTTTGGAGCAAGGCCAGCCGGTGCGCGAGGCCGCCATTGAGGGCGCGAGCCAGGTCGCGTTGCCCGAGTTGGTTTCCAGTCTGAGCACGCTGATGGTGCTCTCGCCCTTGGCCTTGATGCCGGGCGTCACTTCGTTTCTTTTTCGGCCGATGGCCATGGCCGTGGCCTTCGCCATGACCACGGCCTATATTCTCTCGCGCACCCTGATACCGGCCTGCGCGGTAGCCTGGCTCAAACCCGAGCAACAAGAAGAAAAGGGCGACGAGGAACGCGGCGGCCTCTTGCACCGCGGCTTCAAGAAGTGGCAGCAAGGCATCGAGGATTGGATCGAGAGTTACGGCCGGCTGCTCGACTGGGTGCTCGCCCATCGCTGGCTGACCGTGATCGTGAGCTACAGCTTACTGGTGGCCGTGATCGCCGTGCTGGCGCTGCCGTTGCGCCGCGAATTCTTTCCCGAAGTCGACTCTGGGGCCTTCGAGATTTACGTGCGCGGCCAGAGCGGCACGCGCTTGCGTACGATGAACGACCGAGTGGCCGAGGTCGAGGAGTACATCAAGCGAAGGATACCCCAGGCCGACCTGCGGTTGATTCTGTCGGAAATCGGCGTCACGCCCGACTGGTCGAGCGGCTACACGAAAAACGCCGCCAAGATGGACGCGATCGTGCGCGTGCAGCTCACCGACGAACGCGACAACACCGCGCAGCACTACGTGCGCATGCTGCGCCAGGGCTTCGCGCAAATGAAAAAGTTCGCCGATTTGGAGTTTTCGTTCAACGCGGGCGGGCTCATCCGCAGCGCGCTCAACGAAGGAAAGACGACGCCCATCAACGTGCGGGTGACCGGCAAGAAGAAAGAGCAGTCGCACAAAATCGCCGATCTCATTCGCCGCAAGGTGGCCGAGGTCGACGGCGTGGTCGACGCCCGCATTTTGCAACGCCTCGATTATCCGACCTACAAGATCGCGGTCGACCGCGCCAAGGCGGCCGATCTGGGCGTATCGCAAGAAGACGTCATGAAGTCGGTGATCGCGGCCTTGAACTCCAGCATCCAGTTCAACAAAAACATCTTCTGGATCGACTCCGTCAGCGGCAATCAATACTTCGTCGGCGTGCAATATCCGCAGGAAGACGTCGAATCGATAGAGACTTTGCTCGACATTCCGGTGACCGGCGTCAACCAATGGAAACTCGATCACCGGGCAGCGATGCACCGCGCGCCGGAACTGACCGCGCCGGTGATTCGCGATCGGGAAACCATCGCCGCGCCGGTGCCGCTGGCCAACCTGGTGAACATCACGCGCACCACCTCTCCGCCCGAAATCACGCATATCAATATCCGGCCGTCGATCGATCTGAACATCGGCGTCGAGGGGCGCGATCTGGGCCACGTGGCCGACGACGTGCATCGCATCATCGACGAATTCGGCGAGCACAAGGGAGACAAGGACAAGAGCAGCGAAGAGTTGGGCACGACTTGGCACGCCTACGATCCGGCGTCGAGCGAGAAGCAGGTTTTAGAGGGCACCGAGATTGTGCTCAGCGGCGAATACGCGCGCATGAAGCAGACCTTTCGCGATTTGGCCGTCGGACTTACGCTGGCTTCGATCTTGATCTACTTCATGATGGTGGCTTTGGATAAATCGTTCGTCGTGCCTTTGTGCGTACTGTTGGGCGTTCCGCTCATTCTGCTGGGCGTACTGCCGATGCTCTACATTACGGGCACTTCCCTCAACGTGCAGTCGCTGTTGGGCATCATTTTCAGCGTGGGCATCAAGGTGGCCAACACAGTGCTCATGACCGACGTGGCGCAAGAACTAAGACAGACCGAGAAGCTCTCGCCCTTTGAGGCGATTCGCAAGGCGGCGCGCCTGCGGGTGCGTCCGGTGACGATGACCGCCCTGGCCGCCTTTTTCGCCATGATTCCCACGGCCTTGGCCCTCGAGCAGGGCAGCGAGGCCAATGCGCCGCTTGGCCGCGCGGTGCTCGGCGGCTTGCTCGCCGGCGAGCCGGCCACACTGTTCGTTGTGCCTTGTCTCTACGCGATTATGGTCCACGAGGGGCGATCGGACAAAAAAGAAGAAAATAATGCGCGGGCTCAACGTAATCCTTCCGTGGAGGGCCGATGA